From a single Phycisphaerales bacterium genomic region:
- a CDS encoding SOS response-associated peptidase: MCGRFTREYTWKEVHTFLSVLQSSTGEQLPLSYNVAPTQDSVIARLDDQGQCEIAIARWGLIPHWADDPAIGNRLINARAESLASKPAFRSAFARRRCLVPISGFYEWQKIAGRKQPWYIHPSRGSIMCLAGLWERWDKGGEPIDTFTIITTNASDNIKDLHDRMPVILSPDEFDAWLNPKAAPEQLNELLDPAPASMLHAYRVSTRVNSPKNSDPSLIKPVEDEPTGLFT; the protein is encoded by the coding sequence ATGTGCGGGCGGTTTACGCGCGAGTACACGTGGAAGGAAGTGCACACGTTTTTGAGCGTGCTGCAGTCCAGCACCGGTGAGCAGCTGCCGCTTTCGTACAACGTCGCGCCGACGCAGGACTCGGTCATCGCCCGGCTGGATGACCAGGGTCAGTGCGAGATCGCCATTGCGCGCTGGGGACTGATCCCGCACTGGGCGGACGATCCGGCGATCGGCAATCGCCTCATCAACGCCCGCGCCGAGTCGCTGGCGAGCAAGCCGGCGTTTCGCAGCGCGTTCGCGCGGCGGCGCTGCCTCGTGCCGATTTCCGGATTCTACGAGTGGCAGAAGATCGCCGGCCGCAAGCAGCCGTGGTACATCCACCCGAGCCGCGGCTCAATCATGTGCCTGGCGGGCCTGTGGGAGCGGTGGGACAAAGGCGGCGAGCCGATCGACACCTTTACGATCATCACCACCAACGCCAGTGACAACATCAAAGACCTTCACGATCGCATGCCGGTGATTCTCTCGCCGGATGAGTTCGACGCGTGGCTCAATCCCAAGGCGGCGCCCGAGCAACTCAACGAGCTGCTCGATCCCGCGCCCGCGTCGATGCTCCACGCATATCGCGTGAGCACGCGCGTGAACAGCCCGAAGAACTCCGACCCGTCATTGATCAAACCCGTCGAGGATGAACCGACAGGGTTGTTTACGTAG